The genomic stretch AAGGGAGCACTGACCAAGGGGATTTCCCCATCTCCTACTCCAGTGTAACCTCAGCCCAGAAGCAGGCAATAGGAGGGGACACACAGGGCTCGATTCATGAATGTACAGATAACCCATTTACCTTTGAACACAGTTTGGAAATCAGTTTTACATGTATCTAAGCTTGACATAATTTACTGCTGCTTCTAATACCCAAATAAACATTGATCATGGAGATAGACCTTCAATGCACCATTAACAAGAACTGTAAATCCTGAAAAGATAACATTGAGAAGCTACCATGACAGTAGATAAATATAATAGTGTAAACACAAGTCAACTAATAATTTCACTTGCAGATTTTCAGAAGTTGGGTTCGAAGTCTAACTGCAGCTGAGGTCCACAAAACGAACGGCGGACAGTGCCGTCCTGAACGTGGAGCGGGCGAGAGCTAATACCCACTGGTGAGCTGCACCACGGCCGTCACCCTCAGGTGTGGGGAACAGCGCTGCTCCTGCTCACACTTCATCACCGTGGAAACAGTGATACCTTGAACTGTTGTTCGGTTGAGTTCTGTGGCCGGCTCCTTGCAAAAGTCAAAGGGCGCTGCAAGAGGGTGATACAGTCAGACATTCAGGCAACTTGTGGTAAATGTGACCGCCAGGTTACATAACGCCACTCCCTCCTGTGTGAGTCATTCTGTTTCGGGCTCTTTTAAAATACTGGAATTTTATTTGTCTTGAGCGGAGGTAGACGACTTCCAGCAAAAGTGTCTGTTCTTTAGGGGCCGGTTGAGTTTCTCGTAGAGGATGTGAGAGCCACCTCAGAGATGTGCCTTTGTGTCATTGGTTCACATCCTGTGGCCGTCTCGAAGCTCTACTGGCCACGTGGAACTAGTGGCTGGAGGGGGTTCAACGCCTCACTGTTTGAGAATGTCTTAGAGCTGCTGAGATGGGCAGGACCACCTTCCCTATGTGGTCACCTGTGTACTTGGGCTCCCTAATGTTTGTAGAAAGTCTGACAACTAATACAGAGTCATGAAGAGTCATGTCGAATCATGCAgagtcagacacacacacaggtatttgTATAGGATGTACTCACAGTGGGACCTGCCTCTGCATTGTACTTCCtgttaaaaaaagggaaaagcCATTGCTTATGTTGAATATGACCAGCCAACCATGTGATCTTACTACCCAGAGCTAATGAACATTTATCAATTAACTCATCATTCAAATGATAACATCATTTGTAGGAATCTGATTTGCTCATGTGACTAGAATCTTAAGGAAACAGTAGTTAAAAATAGTGAACGTGTGAACCTGAGGTAAACACATCCTGCTTCATTTTTGCAGCCTTAGCTTGTCAGTGCATTTCTTTAGTAAAAATAGGAACTCTGTTTGTGAAATTAGGTAATGATTAAACTGCATATTCACCTGAATGGTGGCCACCTGCTGTGAACGATAGTATTTATTTGCGTATTAGTACAGATTATCTAAAAATGTCAGCCCGTAactgctggattcaaacacaCACTCTAATTCAATTCGAATGTAAATGTTCATTCACTTAATACATCTCTGAATTTCTTCAGTGAATGTACCCCATGAGTATTTTGCAGACTATATAATCAGCATTGCGTTTACTTCTCAAAAGGGGCAGTTTTACAGCACGTCATTAGCGGCTGGACACTTGTGTCTGAAGGCCATGAGATACTGAAATACTGTGCCTATTCCACAGTACACTGGGAAGCACTGAGAGGCTATAAGCAACATTTCAAAACACAGAGTGCTTCAGAACTATAAGGTCTCAAATGAAACGAATCATTTGGTTCTCATTCAATCTAAGTTTGAATGATATACTGAATATCGCTTGAATGATGGACGCCTAATCTATACACTTATTCCATTCATGTTTTTAGTAACCCTTTACCTAGGAATTACACATCAGAATCAGATCAGTTTCCATTGGCACTGCCTGACACGTACACAGAATGTAAAGGGGATAGGTGATATTAATTAGCACCGAGCTGTGTTCATTACCTGAGAACAGTGTGTACTGCAGCTCTGCATCCTGTGCATCATGCTGTCTTCAGCCAGTACTCCGCAGGCTGTCAGAACCATTAGGAAAGCAGATCGCATTCTTGTTCTTCCCCCTCTGGGCCTGTCTCCCTGGTCTCTGATCCTCAGAAGATTGCTGACTGGTTCTGCTTTCAGGGCAAAAGTTCCCAGGTCTCAGGTCTTGGTCCCTGATGCGATGCCGGTCCCTTCTCTCTGCTTTCTCTGGCCACGGTGTGGAGTCTGACTATAAAGGAGTCTCTCCAAGCTCCACCCCTAGGTTTTACTGTCTGGCACTaagcaaaagtaaaaaaaataaatatagatatttttaatatatagaAAGCTAACTCTGAAGGCGAGTACACAGCAAATCACCAGTCTCCGTAATTTTGTCTGTGTTTACTAGAGTAAAGACTGTTTGTAATACTTTGTGACTGTTACCAGCGCTCAGTGTAAATGTTAGTCTACTTAATGGTGCCAAAACAATCTCACAGAAAAGCTAAATGAACGTGTTTGTAAGCCACATTGAAATCTAAAAGCTTAAAGGGTATGGGGTCATCTCAGTGATGCACCTCAAATTCAGCACACAGACCATCATAGAAGTTGACTTTACTGTCAGGTAATAGGTAAGCTTGACAGAAAGCTAACGTTTGCCCCAAAAGTGCTGTATGGAAGTGAGTGAGTAAGTCTAGTAGGTACAGATAAAGCTGAACGGGCAGATAATGGGGTCCTGATCTTTTAGCTGCTTAGTAAAACAAAATCCCCTTTTCCTATTTATCATGAAATAAACACTGTGGTTTATTAATTAGACATATGATACACAGTATGTATTGAAGTGTATTTCCTTTCGCATTGAGGAATATGGGTGTGTACGTCTCTGCCTCCTGGAGTGTATATTGTAGACGTTAGACCTTAAGTGGGATCAGGACGACTGAGTAGCAACTCCTTACCGTAAAATTCAGTTTCATGATGCAatgattgtgggttttttttttgttatgggGTTTTCTTTAGGTTTCCAAATTCCAAGTAAACCCGTAGCTACAGACGACGGGCTTTGTGTTAAATCACTTAATGCCATTTTCATTACCTGTTGGATTCGGGTAACGGGGGAGATGCCAGGCTGGCTCGAGTGTGGGGCTTCCCCAAATGAATGCTGGGTCAGCCAGGATGTTAATATATAGTGAACTATTACATAAAAGTATTGAGTCGTAAGAAAGGGTCTCATCCCCGAACGCAGGGAGTGTAAATCAGGTTTCAGTTCATGctagggcacacgcacacagcggGCTATTCCTTCACCTTAGTGTATGTTTCTTTAACACAGTATGGATGGAACTccaacccacaaccctgaaagTATGAGGTCACTGTTAGCCACCATATCATCCAAATCTGAGATGGGTTTAGTCCCACGCCCAACTCAGCCGAAAATATGATACCCCTCTTAATTGGCTCTGGGCCCTTTTTCAGTACAGCTATTAATAGCGGTGATGAGGGACACGAGGCTAATTGTGTAAGTTCATCTTGATCTTGTTATACTTTTATTGATGTTGCTCATGGAGAGAGCAGTTTGGTGATCCACATCACACTTCCGGCCTAGTTTGACCATGAAGCTCTAGGCCAGggctcaccaacatggtgcccgcgggcaccagaatacccccaaggaccacatgagtcggccgcagacctgttctaaaaatagcacaactcaccagtgagcagcgtctaaaatgTAATTCTATCCTCttactattcttctttaatcacatttgcatttgtatagatttaaaaatgacaacatctaaaaaaagcatttaaaacatgtttattaaaaacatgaAGTTCATtaaacatgaagtttagatagtttaggagggcgtttcaaactggtagcccttcctatggctcagtacccgtgaagtggCTCTCTGTTTCAAAAAGGTTAGTGACCCCTGCTATAGCCTCTGCCTCAGCACCTAGAAATCAAGTCAGAGGATGCAGGCCTCTCTAAAACGGCAGAAGTAACTTATGTATTTCGGTGCTTTTGTTCATATTTAGGATTCATATTTAGGGTTTCATTTTCATCAGCTTCTATCGCCCATATTTTATGCTTTAGATCATCGGCATGAGAGCGAGCCAAGTAcagtattttgttttttaatgttcCTCTTCTTGCAAACTGTTCTGAGATGCAATGGCGATCAGTCGAATCGCGTATAAAGTATGAGTACGAATTTCCGTAATTATTAACGTAATCGCTGGTGTTACAATGGGTCAGTTATAACGGATCACTGCTAACTTGGCGCACAGTACCGCCTCCTAGCCGTGGCTGACAGGTTCCCCATGTTAGTTTCGTATCCCttgaaatatcatttacggcGATACATTTAATCTCCGAAAGGGGGAAATGCCATTTATTTGCGTAATTGTGGATATTAGCCTATTACTTCTTTTTTATCGGCTTAATTAAATAATATTACACATTTGAACTATGAGATACCGTATTTGCAAAGTGATATGATAAGATACCCTTCTTAGAAATTAAGGTGTAACCCATGTGTgtgatgtgacccaggcggagattcgaacctaggtcccagaggtgtcaggcaacagtgctaacatttatatttgaacaaatatacatttctgtttttttaccTTAATCTTCGCGCGAAGTAAGCCTGCACATCCTCAGCTTGATATCCCTTGAACCTAAGAGATACATGCCATATCCTGTACGACCCCCAAGGCAAACAATAAATAACTTGTaaagtttaattattattttactatTGTTATAACATACCAGAGTGTGTTGCTTATCCTTCCTGTAATTATAGTCACGTTCTTTACTGAACAGAAATTACTGAATGAATGATACAGAATGAATCATCTTACAACAACAGTTATGAGTCACCCGCGTTCCGGTACAGCATCTCTGGACCGTCACTAAAGATTTTCAACCCTAATCCAACCCTTGGATTAAAATAACTGATTAATTTACAGCTCGGTGCAATCCCAAATTAAGTAAAAGGAGAGTAAATCTAAGTATGACATTGTTTATTAAGATAACATATAACAGTCGCTTGATAAGGATAAATCCGGTGTGGCAGAAACAGCAGACTGAGTGTCGCGGGTGCCGCCGTCCCGTCCAGTCCCGTTTCAGACCGccaataaaaacattcagtatTACGAGTATTACTTTGTGTGAACGTGCAGTCAGGTTTCAATTTGATGGGATATTGAACGATCGCTCAGGACTGAACTCAGGTGCCCTGAAGTGCAAACAGCACGAAGAAAATGAAAGATTTTTTAATGCAATAACATTAAGAAAAACTGAGAAAGCACTGTGAAATCAGAGCAGATAATGAAAACGCGAAAATTTCTTTTATTGGCGCTTTTGTGTTTTCTCACTGGTTTGTGTTTTTCCGTGTTCCTAAACGTTTCtaaattttcttattttttctttCGCGTTTTCTTAATGCGTTTTATGTCGCACTTCCGGACCACCGTACACCTACGCTCCGCGCATGCGCCCCTGAAGCGGCCGGGTAGCCGTGCCCGAACTACGTCTTCCGGCAGGTCGGTCGCGGTTGCTGTTTCCCATCGCTGACGGGATGGTGTCCCATTTTGGCGAGGCGAAATCGCACGGTGACGCCCTGTAAGTTCACTGTCGCATGCCCATTGAAGGGGGAAAATGCGTTTACAGTACGAAGCGTGTTTGCATTAAAATTATATTCTAAGGCTGGCTAGTTGTACAAATAAAAGAGAAGTCAATGGTCCAATCCGGTTACTCTTTACCATAGTTGTAGACTGCAGCTACAAGTATTGATTAAGCTTCAGGTAGTAAAATATAGAGTACATATTGTTTCTTTTTTGTATTATAGTATATTTTGGAGGGTGAAGTCTCTGGTAATCTGAGAATACATTGCAGTTTCTTGCCTAAAACGGTCGACTAATTTCAGATAACGAACAGGGAAAGTAGGTGAAATGTCTGCGGAGTATGACGGTTGTCCACGTGACTGAGCCGTTGTTGACTGAGCGCTTGCAGAACAAAGTGCCAGGCCTGCGGGGGATGTTTGCTTGATCAGAGTTTGATCTCTTGGCTGAAGTTCACCTAAAGCAGAAGCTTTTCAGGAAGAGCAATCCCATACCTCACTCTCTCCTTCTTTGTAACGTTGGATGCTTGAAGTCCATGAAAAAGAAAATCCAGCCACTCAAAAATTGTAATTATTCTAAACAGAAACGTTGATCATTTAGGCGCCGGATTACTTAAAGATCGTATGTCTTGCCTACGGTCATCCGCCAATGTTGTTATGGCCATAGCTTTTGACGATAAAGCGTGACTGAGTTTGCATTTACCAACATATGGTTGATGCCTTTTAGGTCAGCAAACCCGATGTTGGGGACTTTCGCGTGCCCGCTGCTCGAGGTTCGCCCATCCAGAGGACTCGTGGATGAGAAGTTTCAAATTACCGTAGTGAATTTACCGCCTGCCCACAAAGTGACCCTGCATTCGCTGCACCAGTCTGAGGATGGCGACTTCTGGGAGGCGTTTGGGTTCTACGTTAGTGACACCGATGGCCGAGTCACGGGTCAGAACTTCTGGCTTAATTTCGATTCACCGTGAACTGTTATCCGCATTTCATCATGTTATAACACCAGAGATATTGGCTGAAAGGTCTTTGACTAAACTGTGCTCACCTCAGAATGTAACACCCGCAGATGTTGACCTTGGGTTGACTGTAATTTGTGCTTAATGGTTGTGGTAACATTCACAAGTGGGACCTtagaatttaaacaaagtaaATTATCTCCCAGAAAAGTAATTTATTAGTGTTATGAACAGTATAACTGTAAactgtaattaaataattaaatctaaATTGATCATCAATCTAAATGATTATCAAGGACATTTAAATATTAACTGATCCAGAGTTCCAGTTCAATTTTAGCAGCCACCTCTCGGCAGATGGATTTGTACTGTACTCTGCTTGCCCTTGTTGTGTTTACCATGGTCTCTGTGCTTATAGCTGACCGGGACGAAAGCCTGGGGGGCACGTTTGAGGGGGTCGAACCCATGGGCTTGTTGTGGAGCTTGAGGCCAGTGCCGGGAAGCAGGACGGGACTACGGTTAGTGCCGCCACCTCCAGGGATGCGTGGGGCGAGAGCTTGGGGCCCTATGGCTTAATCGCTGCCCTCCCCCCACAGGTTACGAAAGAAGCATGTGACTTCTCCAGTGGTGGTCCGCATCTCGGTGTACGAAGGCCACGTCAGCCAGAGGTTCGGGGAGCTGGTGGCTTTGGCGTGTGCTGTCGCCGAGCGCTGGTACATGGGCCCCGGTGTTCGTAGGGTGGATGTCAGAGAGGCTGGGGTTACCGGGACCCTCTTCCTGCCTCAAGGTAACTCGGAGCACAGCTGCTCGGCTCATTGGTCGATCTGAAGCTCCAGCTCACATGGGTAAACATGTGCTCCTTCCCCAGGTCCTGGGCCCTTTGCAGGTGTGCTGGACATgtggggcgggggcggggggctggTGGAGTACCGTGCTGCCCTCCTGGCGTCGCACGGATTTGTCACCATGGCACTGGAGTATCTTCCTGCAGACGAGTCCAGAACCGCTGATATCGAGTTGGGCTATTTCGATGTAACTGCCTTCCTCTGCTTCCTCTCCACCCTCCTGTCCATGTCCATGCTGTCAGCTATGCGCCTCTCTGACCAGTAGGGTACAGGGATGTGCTACAGACTCCGAGGGGGAGACATCTGTCTGCTCAGTCCCACATACGCACAGTTACCAGTAGATGTCACTATGGAGTAACGAGCAGGGGAAAAGCACCAGATACACCACTTGGGAACATTCATTTTTGTACCACCAAATTAACTGGTTCACAAAAGATATGAATTAATTATTTTCAGTTCTGAAATTAGAATTCAAGACTTCAAAAAAAGTGAAACACTAAGATGCATCCTTCCCATTATATGCAAATCGCACTAAATGTAAATCCTGAATTTTGTCTCATGAAATCAAATGCAtaatttctgttttatttgaAAGTTCAGTAATATTAATTTATTCTCTCACAGGCAGCCTTTAAATTAGTGCAAGagcaccccctggtggccaGAAATTGTGTTGCGGTGCTGGGTCTGTCCTTCGGAACTTCTGTGGCCTTATCCATGGCTGCCTACTCTACAGTTGCCAAGGTGAGTCTCACGTGCCACTTTCCGGTCTGCAGCATGAATTTTATGTTACAGAGAGCCTTTGAGGTAATACTGAAGGCAGTGTTGTATAAAGCCCTCTGAAGTTCCTTTAATAAATCTCAAAATGAGGTTGTTTGAATATCAGTGGTCGTCTTTAACCAGTAATAATATTTCTGCAACTTGTGTCGTCCCAGCCCAGATGTTGTGTATGTATCAGCGGGAGCCACGTCCATCCCATAAACAAATCCATTCATTCAGTTTTTCAAGAGATACAGGAGTAAGACTTCTGCTTACTTTGATATTTGCAATCAATTCTGTGTGTCTGAGTAGTTTAAATGCACAATATTTGTTACAGAAAATTTGTGTCTCGTTGATAAATTCATGATATCCCCTGTAGGTCAATGGTACGGATTCCTCTGAGCTTCACCAGATAATACTTTCTTTCCAGAAATTTCCAGAAAACACGTTTAGATGAAAACAGCTATTTGGTCTGGAGGGACGTGATTTtgcctctgccatctgagccTGGCCTGAAAGTAGATGTAAGTGTTTCTCAGGCTTTTCGCCGCAGCTTCGGTATTTTGGTTACCAAAGTGCCGTTTCGTGCCCACATCCTCCTCTCGTTTTTATAGGTCGGGAGGATCAGGTGTCCGTTGCTGCTGATCGTCGGGCAGGATGATCAGAACTGGGCCACGGTGGAGTCGGCAGAGGATGTGAGTCTGGCACCCGCTACTATTTCCAGTTGCAGGCACTGCAAACCTCCGGCGTATCGATGTCCGCGTGTTTGAGTCCTGCGATAGCTTGTgttgccctgttttgtgccctGGAAGAGGTTCCATGTTCTTATGACCTTGAAACAGACAAGCACTTATGAATGATAGACTGATGATCTAGCACATTTCTGCAATTGTAGATGCTGTTGAAAACACCCAAAACACCTAAATCACAGGATGCACCTAGAAGCTTACAAATCCTTGCTATCTAATCACCTCACTCAAAGGGGGAAATGGATCTAACAGGTGTATATGATTATTTCGCTCTGAGTTTGTTGGAATGAGGGCTGAACCAATGACCTCCTTCCTGTAGATTCAGAAGATGATGGAGGAAGCTGGGAACAGTCACCTCCTTACCATACTGTCGTACCCTGGAGCCGGACATCTCATTGAACCACCCTACAGTCCTCATATCCGTGCCAGTAACTATATTCTACGTAGGGACAAAGGTATTAGTCAAAAGTGTATTTGGTTGGTTACTGTTCAGCTGGGGACTCAATGAATATATCGTTCACTTTTAAAATAAGGAGTGAGCTGTTAGCTTgtgtccctggctttgtgctAGATTGCTTTGCACCATGTTGAGTTATTGAACAGACACCCTAGTAATTCATAGGCTTAACTGTTTTTCCTTTTAACCGTCACTACAGCTTTCCATGTCCTTCCTCACATAACCATAAGATGGCAGCATAGCAAATTGAAGCTGCATAGCTCTGTTGGCCATGTGTTATGGTTCCTGAGATACAGATAGTTGCAAGACTTTGGAAATGATACCGTGCTTTATTGTTACAGAAACTTCATTTATGTCTTATTGTGCACTTGTAACCTTTACATACTTCTATGAGCTTTTCTATACTATTTAACCAATGAATATGTTTAAGTCAAGTGAAGTTTGATCATATTCCAGTCATTATGCTGTGGGGGGGGCAAACCAAGCCACACGCAGACGCCCAGGAAGATTCCTGGAAGGAGATCCTGGAGTTTCTGCAGCTGCACCTCTATCGCGCCCAGGACTCTGCTCCCCTCGCCAGGCTCTGAGCTCACCCCAGCCACAGCGAAAGTCTGGAAACGGACGGTGACACTCTGGTGGACCCATCCACCAAAAAAAGGCTTCAGATCAGGTTATATtgatggcagtgttttgtaaaatcCTTTCAAGTTGCgttaatgtcaaagtgaaggACTGACAAGCTGATATCTGAATCAGGAACATACTGCAGATCGGTAGTCCCAGCTGCCAGACTGTGCTGTGAAATTCTGGTCCATCAGAGGCTAACGAGGTGAGCCGCTAAAACTCTTAACTTCTCTAAATAAGGTATTATTATGATGTTGTCCGAATTCACCTGCCGGCTCTGTGCCTCTTCATGGAAGACAGTTCCCAGCTCCTGCCTTTTGAAACTGATGGGTGTTACTTAGTAGCGAAAAATGGAGTTACTGCAGCAATTGTCTCATCAATGCAGTAAAACTATTGTATCCAGTATTAGGAAAGTAACACTATTAAACATTTACACATAAAAAATCCTTTGCCTTGTTCCTCTTTTGATTACCTTGTGCTCTGTGCAGTATCCAACATTTCAATGTGTTAAAATTGCAGTAATCATTagcgtgtctgtgtatgtgtgtattaaaGGATTAAAGTGTACAAAATCTGTTATAATTCTAAATTATAAGTACAATTGTGTTTGTCCCAGAGTATCGTTCAGAAATCTGGAAGATTTAACTGTCCGGTAGTGTTATTGAATACGAGAACTGTAAACTCTTTCATGGATAGTGAAATAACTGCCTTTGTGTGATTTAGTTCAAATGtgatttttaaatgcttttcagTGACGTAAGCGATTACTACAGACTGGGAACTCTAGTTTTTTGTAGAATGTAGTATATAGGTTTTTTCTATAATAGAAGAATGAATTATCAGCTTTAAACAAAACATCACTTACACTACAAAAGACTGTCACAGTTTGTCTCCGGTGGACCATTAGTGTTAATAGGCTATTTGTTCTACGTTTGATCACTCGGTTGAGTtcatttaatgtattttatcaTTGAAAATGGCTAAGGATAGGTGTTTAACTTTTATTCTGTGTTTATCTAAGTAGGTGACTTGGTTTGGGTGTGGTGATGTTGCCAGTGGGTTTGCGGATTTGTAAAGCGGCCGAGccccagggggttggggggagggggggggtctaagCTGACGACTCCCTGCCATGGTCAAACGACTTGGGCTGATTTCAACATTTCTGCACTGATAGTCTCTGTCTCATGCTATATTTTGCCTGTCACTTCCATAccaggtaaacatatcttttacCAGGGAGCACATGAACCAAATGGTAACCTGAAACTCAGCAGGAACCTGGGAACTAGGCCTAAGTGATTAGGAGCCAGTTATTTCGTATGTATTTCAGAGTTAATTGATATTCCCGTCTATGGAGATATTTTCACAGCCCTGGACTGAGCCTAATCATTTAACAGGAAATCAAATCGTAGGGCTGTATGTGCGCCTGCCGTGACGTAAGTATATCTCTCCTTCGTCTTTCTCGGTATCTCCAGATTAACAGAAATAGGTGTTCGTCACACTGGCCTTTTATTTTACCGTAGGTGTAAATATGAATCTTTTTCCGGCCAAAGGTGTTATTTCTACCTCCTAACCCTATTCAtgtactaccccccccccccacaaaaaaggaCCGCTGTCACCTCTGATCGTCCCCAGTTAATCCAGGCTGCGGCTCGAATATCAACGCAGGCCGGATATTTCTCTGTACCGGGGGACAGACCAGTACTTATTAAATCATTAAGGAAACTTTCCAAGTCGGACAACACTGCTATAACTGAGTTACGGTTTGCATTAATATTTTACTGGGAAAAGTGATTTACAGTTCCACGGATCACAGGGTGAAAGGTTATTCGTTCAGAGAGAATGTTTAGAAAGAATTGTTATTGCTGAAGGGTTTTGACAATTTGCTCGCGAATTGGTACCTATCATCCGTGCGTGAATCTGGACTCAAAGTGACGGTCAactcaaactaaaaaaaagaaagaatcgtATTATTTGCTGTTAACTTTTTTGTGGAATCACAAACTTATTTGTTTTATGAACTGTCGAGCATGGAGAGGACAGTAAAGGATTACAGATTTTTACAGGTAAAACTCAAATTTAATCATAGTATAGGCTGCACTGAACTGTATTAAGCTTTACAGACCAAAAATATCGCAAGGATTTGAAAAGATAGACCTCGAAATGAACCCGGGCTTGCACGCTGCCTTATTATTATAGACTAAGTACCTACAACCAGCTGGTCAATTTTTAAACTGCCCTGGTCTAgtgatttttttctaaataCCATTAGGTATTATGTGCGCATGCCTtgagaggggaggggggttcccTTTCACCGCTCCCACTGGCGGGGTGGGACCAGGCGCCCCCGATGCAGGGACTCAGTCTGAGCCCCAACGAACCACGACTCCGAAGGGCAGCAACTAGCGGAGCAGTAAGATGCTGAAGCTCCACGTCGTAACGCATTTCAGTAAGTAGCTGCATCCATGCCCGGCGAAGCGCTTCTTCCTTGTATGTTATCAGCCATAGATGCACAGTTTATAAATGCAGTGTAATCTGACATAGCAGGCGAATGTTCATGTTTCATACTCCGCTCAT from Brienomyrus brachyistius isolate T26 chromosome 3, BBRACH_0.4, whole genome shotgun sequence encodes the following:
- the acot18 gene encoding acyl-CoA thioesterase 18 isoform X2 — translated: MLEVHEKENPATQKLSANPMLGTFACPLLEVRPSRGLVDEKFQITVVNLPPAHKVTLHSLHQSEDGDFWEAFGFYVSDTDGRVTADRDESLGGTFEGVEPMGLLWSLRPVPGSRTGLRLRKKHVTSPVVVRISVYEGHVSQRFGELVALACAVAERWYMGPGVRRVDVREAGVTGTLFLPQGPGPFAGVLDMWGGGGGLVEYRAALLASHGFVTMALEYLPADESRTADIELGYFDAAFKLVQEHPLVARNCVAVLGLSFGTSVALSMAAYSTVAKPRCCVCISGSHVHPINKSIHSVFQEIQENFQKTRLDENSYLVWRDVILPLPSEPGLKVDVGRIRCPLLLIVGQDDQNWATVESAEDIQKMMEEAGNSHLLTILSYPGAGHLIEPPYSPHIRASNYILRRDKVIMLWGGQTKPHADAQEDSWKEILEFLQLHLYRAQDSAPLARL
- the acot18 gene encoding acyl-CoA thioesterase 18 isoform X1 codes for the protein MVSHFGEAKSHGDALSANPMLGTFACPLLEVRPSRGLVDEKFQITVVNLPPAHKVTLHSLHQSEDGDFWEAFGFYVSDTDGRVTADRDESLGGTFEGVEPMGLLWSLRPVPGSRTGLRLRKKHVTSPVVVRISVYEGHVSQRFGELVALACAVAERWYMGPGVRRVDVREAGVTGTLFLPQGPGPFAGVLDMWGGGGGLVEYRAALLASHGFVTMALEYLPADESRTADIELGYFDAAFKLVQEHPLVARNCVAVLGLSFGTSVALSMAAYSTVAKPRCCVCISGSHVHPINKSIHSVFQEIQENFQKTRLDENSYLVWRDVILPLPSEPGLKVDVGRIRCPLLLIVGQDDQNWATVESAEDIQKMMEEAGNSHLLTILSYPGAGHLIEPPYSPHIRASNYILRRDKVIMLWGGQTKPHADAQEDSWKEILEFLQLHLYRAQDSAPLARL